One part of the Candidatus Aquiluna sp. UB-MaderosW2red genome encodes these proteins:
- a CDS encoding carbohydrate ABC transporter permease — translation MKNRTHAWTRYGHPTAVLLLCLVAVGLPVWLALVTSAKSQSDANIPNLSLPTEWYLLENYAQAFSQGEVWEGLFGSLLVMVPSVIGVILFGSLASWILARRTSRWVAIAYSVAISGVILPPAIVTVVLLLRQLGLAGTPGGMIMVYMGMYMSIVIFFMTGFVRTIPVELEEAARIDGAGPFRTFFQVIFPLLKPVIATATILVCLYIWNDVFYSFFVISGGDTTTLQLNLFQVASSNLYQNNWNLIFAYVVISSLPLLIVFIFAQRRVISGITGGAVK, via the coding sequence TTGAAAAATCGCACTCACGCCTGGACGCGTTACGGGCATCCGACCGCAGTTTTGTTGTTGTGCTTAGTCGCGGTCGGCCTGCCGGTATGGCTCGCTCTTGTCACTTCAGCAAAGTCGCAAAGCGATGCCAACATTCCGAATCTTTCTCTACCAACCGAGTGGTATTTACTCGAGAACTATGCTCAGGCCTTCAGCCAAGGAGAGGTCTGGGAGGGTCTGTTTGGTAGCTTGCTCGTTATGGTGCCTTCCGTTATTGGCGTGATTCTGTTTGGATCGCTTGCATCGTGGATTCTTGCCCGACGAACCAGCCGCTGGGTGGCAATCGCGTACTCAGTTGCGATCAGCGGGGTCATCCTGCCGCCGGCGATCGTGACAGTTGTGCTCTTGCTTCGTCAACTGGGTCTCGCTGGCACGCCTGGCGGCATGATCATGGTTTACATGGGCATGTACATGTCGATCGTGATCTTTTTCATGACGGGCTTTGTGCGAACAATCCCCGTGGAATTGGAGGAGGCAGCACGCATAGATGGCGCAGGTCCGTTCCGCACCTTCTTCCAAGTGATCTTCCCTTTATTGAAGCCTGTTATCGCGACCGCGACGATTCTCGTGTGTCTCTACATTTGGAACGACGTCTTCTATTCATTCTTTGTAATTAGCGGCGGAGATACGACGACGCTCCAGCTGAACCTCTTTCAAGTAGCAAGCAGTAATCTGTATCAAAACAACTGGAATTTGATTTTCGCTTATGTGGTGATTTCGAGTCTTCCATTGTTGATTGTCTTCATCTTCGCCCAGAGGCGAGTTATCTCTGGAATCACTGGTGGCGCCGTCAAGTAG
- a CDS encoding carbohydrate ABC transporter permease, with the protein MAKLIAVPNTRRTGKSSGKRAERSHPIAFLLPAFVVLVLFFFLPTIFNFVYAFTDWSAFKSDVAFVGTKNFESLIADGTLSSAVRVTLIYAALVGIMQNLFGLGLALMFERDTRVNRFGRVIFFIPVLMSALAVGYIFQALLKPNGALNGILSFFSGHEIDIPWLGDTTWSIVVVAFVNSWKWAGLAMIIYLAGLKTISEDVLEAARMDGAGPWKTFFSIKFPLLAPAVTFNFATALLGSLNAFDTVLATTEGGPAQTTEVVNLYIFRVFGQGLFAQATTMSLVLFFIVLILAFPIVTWLRRRERVI; encoded by the coding sequence GTGGCGAAACTCATCGCCGTTCCCAACACCCGGCGGACTGGGAAGAGCTCGGGCAAGCGTGCCGAGAGGTCCCACCCGATAGCCTTCCTGCTTCCTGCGTTTGTTGTGCTCGTGCTGTTCTTCTTCCTGCCGACCATCTTCAACTTCGTGTATGCCTTCACCGACTGGTCGGCGTTCAAAAGCGACGTCGCCTTCGTCGGTACTAAGAATTTTGAGTCGCTCATCGCGGACGGCACGTTGTCCTCGGCTGTGCGCGTTACCCTGATTTACGCGGCCCTTGTCGGAATCATGCAGAATCTGTTCGGTCTCGGTCTCGCCCTTATGTTTGAGCGAGACACACGAGTCAACCGGTTCGGTCGGGTGATTTTCTTCATACCAGTGCTCATGTCCGCACTCGCCGTTGGATACATCTTCCAGGCGTTGCTCAAACCCAACGGTGCATTGAACGGCATCTTGAGTTTCTTCAGCGGCCATGAGATTGATATCCCTTGGCTTGGCGACACCACGTGGAGCATTGTCGTTGTGGCGTTTGTCAACTCCTGGAAATGGGCTGGCCTCGCTATGATCATCTATCTCGCTGGCCTCAAGACGATCTCCGAAGACGTTCTTGAAGCGGCACGCATGGATGGTGCAGGGCCATGGAAGACGTTCTTCTCGATTAAATTCCCGTTGCTCGCGCCAGCCGTGACCTTTAACTTTGCGACGGCGCTGCTCGGATCGCTCAACGCATTCGACACCGTTCTAGCGACAACTGAAGGCGGGCCAGCGCAAACCACCGAAGTCGTGAATCTCTACATTTTCAGGGTCTTTGGCCAGGGCTTGTTCGCCCAAGCGACGACGATGAGCCTCGTCTTGTTTTTCATCGTGCTCATCCTCGCGTTCCCGATTGTGACCTGGCTGCGAAGAAGGGAGCGCGTAATTTGA